From the genome of Bacteroides sp. MSB163, one region includes:
- a CDS encoding sensor histidine kinase, producing MLVCLFFCFGTVMGQETVDLKSLADSVRKANGKPNFLPLGMHFLELAKERKDTANISDAYAILTNHYYELGDTDSLRLMTYEYMDWADRCHRNTDRYQAWRQYIQRMTEKGMQEEAMKETDLLCKDAEKRKDKYGMASGEMCIGYNHRVFGQNIKLCLEYYDSALKHFEEGKYYRDAYVVSLNIIQTYLARQSYSDAVPYLDRLGQLGKTVEGKDVVIGEALYMRYYQFRVIAVLGVKGEKAAEPYIREANAYYLKNKESISQEGWFGYKIMCSQILGNIGNAVAYMDSLINYQRSIGNYYPGNYRQKAIMLEQIGHYKEACRAFAEYSQLNDSVRTAEMDEQLNKYTAQFEVDRLKMEKLELSEKMSRERLAFVFGAGCVILLLLILVTYLYIRTLSMNRKLDVARKELQKMGRIKSSFIQHVTHELRTPLNSVVGFSALLAEEGLDVEDAREYSGQVEKNSAYLLELIDNIIDIADMDSQTADMPKEAVDVNACCLECIDELGGKHKEGVELQWVPSPDAPVIQTVRAWLKRVLSLLLDNAGKFTERGVIRLQCEEDKENNIIRFIIEDTGIGIEPQYQETVFERFFKVDSFTPGTGLGLSIARQVMDIVDGKIYLDTSYNSGVRVVVEWPMN from the coding sequence ATGTTGGTATGCTTGTTTTTTTGTTTCGGGACAGTTATGGGACAAGAGACTGTTGATCTGAAATCGCTTGCCGACAGTGTACGGAAAGCGAATGGCAAACCGAATTTTCTACCCTTGGGTATGCACTTCCTTGAATTGGCAAAAGAGCGGAAGGATACGGCTAATATCAGTGACGCTTATGCTATTCTTACAAATCATTATTATGAATTAGGAGATACGGACAGTTTGCGCCTGATGACTTATGAATATATGGACTGGGCAGATCGTTGCCACCGTAATACCGATCGCTATCAGGCATGGAGGCAGTACATCCAGCGGATGACTGAAAAGGGGATGCAGGAAGAGGCGATGAAGGAGACGGATTTACTCTGTAAAGATGCTGAGAAACGGAAAGATAAATATGGCATGGCATCCGGTGAAATGTGTATAGGTTATAATCACCGTGTGTTTGGTCAGAATATAAAGCTATGCCTTGAATATTATGACAGTGCATTGAAGCACTTTGAAGAAGGCAAATATTACCGTGATGCTTATGTGGTTTCCCTCAATATCATTCAAACTTATCTGGCACGTCAGTCATATAGTGACGCCGTGCCTTATCTGGATCGGTTGGGACAGTTGGGGAAGACAGTAGAGGGGAAGGATGTTGTAATAGGAGAAGCCCTGTATATGCGCTATTATCAGTTCCGGGTTATTGCGGTTTTGGGGGTAAAAGGAGAGAAAGCGGCAGAACCTTATATTCGTGAAGCAAATGCTTATTATCTTAAAAATAAAGAGTCTATTTCACAGGAGGGCTGGTTCGGCTATAAAATTATGTGCAGTCAGATCTTGGGTAACATAGGCAATGCTGTGGCTTATATGGATTCTCTGATTAATTACCAGCGTTCGATAGGCAATTATTATCCGGGAAACTATCGGCAAAAAGCCATTATGCTGGAACAGATCGGACATTACAAGGAGGCATGTCGTGCTTTTGCAGAGTATTCCCAGTTGAATGATTCTGTGCGTACGGCAGAGATGGATGAACAGCTGAACAAGTATACCGCTCAGTTTGAGGTTGACCGTCTGAAGATGGAAAAGCTGGAACTGAGTGAGAAAATGAGTCGTGAGCGTCTGGCTTTTGTGTTTGGGGCGGGTTGTGTGATATTACTGCTATTGATATTGGTTACTTACCTTTATATTCGTACTCTTTCCATGAACCGGAAACTGGATGTTGCCCGTAAGGAATTGCAAAAGATGGGGCGCATTAAGAGCTCGTTCATCCAGCACGTCACGCATGAGTTGCGTACACCGCTTAATTCTGTAGTAGGTTTTTCTGCATTGCTTGCCGAAGAAGGCTTGGATGTGGAAGATGCCCGTGAGTATTCCGGCCAAGTGGAGAAGAACAGCGCTTATTTGCTGGAGCTGATTGATAATATTATAGATATTGCTGATATGGACTCCCAGACTGCGGATATGCCCAAAGAAGCGGTGGATGTAAATGCCTGCTGTCTTGAATGTATAGATGAGTTGGGCGGGAAGCATAAAGAAGGTGTGGAACTGCAATGGGTTCCCTCTCCGGACGCCCCGGTGATACAGACTGTACGTGCCTGGCTGAAACGTGTGCTTAGCCTTTTGCTGGATAATGCCGGGAAGTTTACCGAGAGAGGTGTGATCCGTCTGCAATGTGAGGAAGATAAGGAGAATAATATCATACGTTTCATAATAGAAGATACTGGTATCGGCATTGAGCCGCAATATCAGGAAACTGTTTTCGAGCGTTTCTTTAAAGTAGATAGCTTTACTCCCGGCACAGGTCTGGGACTTTCCATTGCCCGTCAGGTGATGGATATTGTAGATGGAAAGATTTACCTGGATACTTCGTACAACAGTGGCGTCCGTGTAGTTGTTGAATGGCCAATGAATTGA